In Dendrosporobacter quercicolus, a single genomic region encodes these proteins:
- a CDS encoding gamma-glutamylcyclotransferase family protein, producing the protein MTAVKSWLYFAYGFNINLTRMRQKCPKAKVAGIGRVDGYRLAFYEHSVVWDSAMETIVPDPESAVWGVVYELNEFEWEDLDGYEDARMDGTGAYFHYPVEVAVDGQAVRKANVYLKARWGEDGLPSDEYLAVIINGAREQGLPEDYIRRLEQQASRPAAYPVPKRPGGGGKYLFSGDCSGCDAG; encoded by the coding sequence ATGACTGCTGTTAAATCCTGGCTTTATTTTGCTTACGGCTTTAATATCAATTTAACCCGGATGCGCCAAAAGTGTCCTAAGGCAAAGGTGGCGGGGATCGGGCGGGTAGACGGCTACCGGCTGGCGTTCTACGAGCATTCGGTAGTATGGGACAGCGCTATGGAAACTATCGTTCCCGATCCGGAGTCAGCGGTATGGGGCGTGGTGTATGAGCTGAATGAATTTGAGTGGGAAGACCTGGATGGTTATGAAGATGCCAGGATGGACGGCACCGGCGCTTATTTTCACTATCCGGTGGAAGTGGCTGTTGACGGGCAGGCAGTTCGCAAAGCCAATGTATATCTAAAGGCCCGCTGGGGAGAGGACGGCCTGCCCAGCGACGAATATCTGGCGGTGATCATCAATGGCGCCAGGGAACAGGGCTTGCCGGAAGATTATATCCGGCGGCTGGAACAACAAGCGTCCAGACCGGCGGCCTATCCTGTGCCTAAGCGTCCGGGCGGCGGCGGTAAATATCTGTTTAGCGGCGACTGCAGCGGCTGTGATGCCGGATAA
- a CDS encoding amino acid ABC transporter permease gives MEINWEFIARSLPLYQKAAWLTLKLAVLGISASILIGLACSVILYYKTRVLEQLVRAYVEVSRNTPLLIQLFFLYYGLTKLGIKLSENTCAIIGLAFLGGSYMAEAFRAGIESVSKAQLESGLSIGLSRLQLVRYVILPQAFSVTLPSLGANCIFLLKETSIVGAIAIPELMHTTQDLIGMYYQTFEALFMLVVAYLILLLPLSFGLTWLERKVRYAEFGN, from the coding sequence ATGGAAATTAATTGGGAATTTATTGCGCGAAGTCTGCCTTTGTACCAAAAGGCGGCTTGGCTGACGCTGAAGCTGGCGGTTTTGGGGATTTCAGCATCGATACTTATCGGGCTGGCATGCAGCGTGATTTTGTACTATAAGACCAGGGTGCTGGAGCAGCTGGTCCGCGCCTATGTCGAGGTTTCCCGCAATACGCCGCTGCTGATTCAATTGTTCTTTTTATATTATGGCCTTACCAAACTGGGAATTAAGCTGAGTGAGAATACCTGTGCAATCATCGGCCTGGCATTTTTAGGCGGCAGTTATATGGCCGAAGCCTTTCGGGCCGGAATTGAATCGGTAAGTAAAGCGCAGCTTGAATCAGGGCTTAGTATTGGCTTGTCCCGCCTGCAACTGGTGCGTTATGTTATTCTGCCGCAGGCATTTTCCGTGACATTACCGTCCCTGGGAGCCAATTGCATCTTTTTGCTAAAGGAAACCTCCATTGTGGGGGCAATCGCCATACCCGAACTGATGCACACGACCCAGGACTTAATCGGCATGTATTACCAGACCTTTGAGGCCTTGTTTATGCTGGTGGTTGCTTATCTTATCCTGCTGCTGCCGTTATCTTTCGGCCTGACCTGGCTGGAAAGGAAGGTGCGCTATGCTGAATTCGGGAATTAA
- a CDS encoding amino acid ABC transporter permease: MLNSGINVLTEGINLQRLLGGLLVTARIACISIVLGSALGILMGLLRTSRSRLVRFICRLYLETFRIIPILVWLFIVYFGLTRLLDIHLEGEIVALVVFSLWGAAEMGDIVRGALESLPRHQVESGRALGLSFWGLYRYVLIPQAVRRMLPGAINLSTRMVKTTSLVVMIGVIDVIKVGQQIIERSIIKEPTASFWIYGFIFILYFIICYPLSKLAQQLETKWSS, from the coding sequence ATGCTGAATTCGGGAATTAACGTTCTGACTGAGGGAATTAACCTGCAGCGCCTGCTGGGGGGCTTGCTGGTTACCGCCCGCATTGCCTGTATTTCCATTGTTCTTGGTTCGGCGCTGGGCATTCTGATGGGGCTGCTCAGGACGTCAAGGTCGCGGCTCGTACGTTTTATTTGCCGGTTATATCTGGAAACGTTTCGTATCATTCCAATTCTGGTGTGGTTGTTTATTGTTTATTTTGGTTTAACCCGCCTGCTGGATATCCACCTGGAAGGCGAAATTGTGGCATTGGTGGTTTTCAGCCTGTGGGGCGCAGCCGAAATGGGCGATATTGTACGCGGAGCGCTGGAATCGCTGCCCAGGCACCAGGTGGAGTCAGGCCGGGCGCTGGGTCTTAGCTTCTGGGGGCTGTACAGGTATGTATTGATTCCGCAGGCGGTAAGGCGTATGCTGCCTGGCGCCATCAATTTATCCACCAGAATGGTGAAAACCACCTCGCTGGTGGTGATGATCGGGGTAATTGATGTGATCAAGGTCGGGCAGCAGATTATTGAACGTTCGATCATCAAAGAGCCTACCGCTTCTTTTTGGATTTACGGCTTTATCTTTATCTTGTATTTTATCATCTGTTATCCTTTGTCAAAGTTGGCGCAGCAGCTTGAAACGAAATGGTCGAGTTAG
- a CDS encoding amino acid ABC transporter ATP-binding protein encodes MLDIQGLQKNYGPVPVLQDINLSIHKGEVVVILGPSGCGKSTLLRCLNGLEDIQGGDIIFAGQSLTGPAVNWQKIRQQIGMVFQNYDLFPHMSVIDNILLGPTKVQNKPRQQALAQAEQLLERVGLLDRKDAFPRQLSGGQKQRIAIVRALCMNPEIMLFDEVTAALDPEMVREVLDVILGLAKQGMTMVIVTHEMGFAQAVADRVIFIDAGKICETAKPDEFFANPQTERARQFLNKFQY; translated from the coding sequence TTGCTTGATATACAGGGCCTGCAGAAAAACTATGGCCCGGTGCCGGTGTTACAGGATATTAATCTGAGCATTCATAAAGGCGAGGTTGTCGTCATTCTGGGCCCGTCAGGCTGCGGTAAAAGCACCCTGTTAAGATGTTTGAACGGGCTTGAGGACATTCAGGGCGGAGACATTATATTTGCCGGGCAAAGTCTTACCGGCCCGGCGGTCAACTGGCAGAAGATCCGCCAGCAAATCGGCATGGTATTTCAAAACTATGATTTATTTCCTCATATGTCGGTCATTGACAATATTTTGCTGGGGCCGACAAAGGTACAGAATAAACCAAGACAGCAGGCTTTGGCGCAGGCCGAGCAACTCCTGGAGCGGGTAGGCCTGCTGGACCGCAAGGATGCCTTTCCCCGTCAGTTGTCGGGCGGGCAGAAGCAGCGCATTGCTATTGTGCGGGCTTTGTGTATGAATCCGGAGATTATGCTGTTTGATGAAGTAACGGCCGCGCTTGACCCTGAGATGGTACGAGAGGTGCTTGATGTTATTCTGGGTCTGGCCAAGCAAGGAATGACGATGGTTATTGTAACCCATGAAATGGGCTTTGCGCAGGCAGTGGCGGACCGGGTCATATTTATCGATGCGGGAAAAATTTGTGAAACAGCCAAACCGGACGAATTTTTTGCCAATCCGCAAACTGAGCGCGCCAGACAATTTTTAAATAAATTTCAATATTAA
- a CDS encoding cysteine ABC transporter substrate-binding protein: protein MSMKKMMALVFSTLFLVGVLAGCGSSAKTDDKAAQAGKSSIEEIKQRGTIRIGVFSDKPPFGFVDANGKNQGFDVYIAKRFAKDLLGDESKVEFVLVEAASRVEFLQANKVDIILANFTVTDERKQIVDFANPYMKVALGVVSPSGQPVKSVEELKGKKLIVNKGTTAETYFTKNHPDIELLKYDQNTEAFEALKDKRGAALAHDNTLLFAWAKENAGYSVGIPSLGSLDTIAPAVKKGNTELLNWINTELETLGKENFIHKAYQETLKPAYSDDINPEDIVVEGGKL, encoded by the coding sequence ATGAGTATGAAAAAGATGATGGCCCTGGTATTCAGCACTTTATTTTTAGTAGGGGTTCTAGCAGGCTGCGGTTCGAGCGCCAAAACTGACGACAAAGCCGCACAAGCCGGAAAAAGCAGTATTGAGGAAATCAAACAGCGCGGCACTATCCGCATTGGCGTATTCAGCGACAAGCCGCCGTTTGGCTTTGTTGACGCGAATGGCAAGAATCAAGGCTTTGACGTTTATATTGCCAAGCGGTTTGCCAAGGACTTATTGGGCGATGAGTCCAAAGTGGAATTTGTCCTGGTCGAAGCGGCCAGCCGGGTGGAATTTCTCCAGGCCAACAAAGTGGATATCATTTTGGCCAACTTTACGGTTACTGATGAAAGAAAGCAAATCGTTGATTTTGCCAATCCTTATATGAAAGTGGCTTTGGGGGTAGTATCGCCGAGCGGTCAGCCGGTTAAGTCAGTGGAAGAGCTAAAAGGCAAAAAACTGATTGTCAATAAAGGCACCACTGCGGAAACTTACTTTACCAAAAACCATCCCGACATTGAATTGCTTAAATACGACCAGAATACGGAAGCGTTCGAAGCTTTGAAAGACAAACGCGGCGCGGCTTTAGCCCATGACAATACCCTGCTGTTTGCCTGGGCCAAGGAAAATGCCGGCTACAGCGTAGGCATACCGTCACTGGGCAGTCTTGATACCATTGCCCCGGCAGTCAAGAAGGGCAATACCGAGCTGTTGAACTGGATTAATACCGAACTGGAAACGCTGGGCAAAGAAAACTTTATTCACAAAGCCTATCAGGAAACCTTAAAGCCCGCTTACAGCGATGATATCAATCCGGAGGACATTGTTGTCGAGGGCGGCAAGCTATAA
- a CDS encoding amidohydrolase has protein sequence MDKQALKTKACREIDAMAPELANISLFLHQNPELGGQEVQAARLLTTAAERLGFQVRRNISGYPTAFIASKGSQGPHVAFLAEYDALPGLGHACGHNLIAAMSFGAAAAFAGVAGDQAVSCLIGCPAEETSGAKVAMAADGVFDGLAAALIVHPADRNQLGGTAYATHPLQVTFTGRAAHVAGKTDKGVNALDALVMFYQGLQQLRHTFTQQTILAGIFTRTGVAPNIVPAVAEGKFTIRALSADYLEHTVLPAVNRLADGIALATGTTVTTVHYEPLFKELINDVKLMNLFKANMESLGEPVALLEPDEADGSTDVGNVSHAAPTIHPDLSIGPGLTAHTPEFALAAGSVFAQQRLLVGAKAMAMTAIDLL, from the coding sequence ATGGATAAACAAGCTTTAAAAACCAAGGCCTGCCGGGAAATTGACGCAATGGCCCCGGAGCTGGCCAATATCAGCCTGTTTTTGCATCAAAATCCTGAGTTGGGCGGCCAGGAAGTTCAGGCTGCCCGGCTGCTGACCACAGCCGCCGAACGGCTGGGTTTCCAGGTCCGGCGAAACATCAGCGGCTATCCCACCGCCTTTATTGCCAGTAAAGGCAGTCAAGGGCCCCACGTGGCCTTCTTAGCCGAATATGACGCTCTGCCCGGATTAGGACATGCCTGCGGCCATAACTTGATTGCCGCCATGAGCTTTGGCGCAGCGGCGGCTTTTGCCGGCGTCGCCGGCGATCAGGCTGTCTCCTGCCTGATCGGCTGCCCGGCGGAGGAAACCAGCGGGGCCAAGGTTGCCATGGCGGCGGACGGGGTTTTTGACGGTCTGGCCGCCGCGCTTATTGTTCATCCGGCCGACCGCAACCAGCTCGGCGGCACAGCTTACGCCACGCACCCGCTGCAAGTGACGTTTACCGGCCGGGCTGCCCACGTGGCCGGTAAAACCGATAAAGGAGTGAATGCCCTGGATGCACTGGTGATGTTTTATCAGGGCCTCCAGCAACTGCGTCACACCTTCACTCAGCAAACCATCCTGGCCGGCATTTTCACCAGAACCGGCGTCGCCCCCAATATTGTTCCCGCCGTAGCCGAGGGTAAATTTACCATCCGGGCGCTGTCGGCCGACTATTTGGAACACACCGTGCTGCCGGCGGTGAATAGGCTGGCGGACGGAATCGCTCTGGCTACCGGAACCACCGTAACCACCGTTCACTATGAGCCTTTGTTCAAGGAACTGATCAATGACGTTAAGCTGATGAATTTGTTCAAAGCCAATATGGAATCCTTAGGCGAGCCTGTCGCCCTGCTCGAGCCGGACGAGGCCGACGGCTCCACCGACGTCGGCAATGTCAGTCACGCCGCCCCCACCATTCACCCCGACCTGTCCATCGGTCCCGGCCTTACCGCCCATACGCCGGAATTCGCCTTAGCCGCCGGCTCCGTCTTCGCGCAGCAACGCCTGCTGGTTGGCGCCAAAGCAATGGCAATGACTGCGATTGACCTGCTCTAG
- a CDS encoding S66 peptidase family protein, whose protein sequence is MNFPPRIKPRRLYPGDTLGIIAPASPGNAAAAQAGINWLKSQGYRIKTGASVHQTLGFLAGSDELRAADIHRMFASPEIDGIICLRGGYGTMRLLELLDYDLIRANPKVFVGYSDITALHLSIGQRTGLITFHGPMAASDMSRGLSEHTGSAFFRAVAGNRPIGRITNPPAAPPPAFITPGRAEGRLTGGNLSLLSATLGTPYEIDTRRKIICMEEVGEAPYRIDRMLTQLLLAGKLQTAAGLVFAVCADCDGDEDEPDFTVDQVLQERLGGLNIPVLYHLYFGHTDEKVTLPLGAKAILDRRGLAVKETVTIA, encoded by the coding sequence ATGAATTTTCCGCCCAGGATAAAACCACGGCGGCTTTATCCCGGTGATACGCTCGGGATCATTGCGCCGGCCAGCCCGGGAAACGCCGCAGCGGCGCAGGCGGGAATAAACTGGCTGAAGTCTCAGGGTTACCGGATTAAGACCGGCGCATCTGTCCATCAGACGCTGGGATTTCTGGCCGGCTCCGACGAACTCCGGGCGGCCGACATCCACCGCATGTTTGCCTCCCCCGAGATTGACGGCATTATTTGCCTGCGCGGCGGCTATGGCACAATGCGGCTGCTTGAGCTTTTGGATTATGACCTCATTCGGGCCAATCCCAAAGTGTTTGTCGGCTACAGTGATATTACCGCGTTGCACCTAAGCATTGGACAGCGTACCGGCCTGATTACCTTCCACGGCCCCATGGCGGCGTCAGATATGAGCCGGGGCTTATCGGAGCATACCGGCTCCGCCTTCTTTCGGGCTGTCGCCGGCAACCGGCCGATCGGCCGGATCACTAATCCCCCGGCAGCTCCGCCACCGGCTTTTATTACCCCCGGCCGGGCTGAAGGCCGTCTGACCGGCGGCAACCTAAGCCTGCTTTCCGCCACGCTGGGCACCCCGTATGAAATTGATACCCGCCGTAAAATTATCTGTATGGAAGAAGTCGGCGAAGCGCCGTACCGTATCGACCGTATGCTGACCCAGCTGTTGCTGGCAGGCAAGCTGCAAACCGCAGCAGGGCTGGTGTTCGCCGTATGCGCGGATTGCGACGGGGACGAAGATGAACCTGATTTTACCGTTGATCAGGTGCTGCAGGAACGCTTGGGCGGCTTGAACATTCCGGTTCTTTATCATTTATACTTCGGTCATACGGACGAAAAGGTTACCCTGCCGCTGGGCGCCAAAGCAATACTGGACCGGCGCGGCCTGGCAGTTAAGGAAACAGTGACCATTGCCTGA
- a CDS encoding peptide ABC transporter substrate-binding protein: MSCRTLLVLLFIAAMTLTAGCGKSAENGQVFRYALEAEPATLDPAKSTAIPESLVELQIFEGLTRLDAQDQPAPGVAESWDISADGLTYVFHLRPNAKWSNGSQVTAQEFEFAWKRALSPEFASENAYMLFPVKNARAYNEQKVPADQVGVRAIDAHTLEVRLEQPTAYFLSLTAFHVFYPVHQAIVAANPDTWAADSTTLIGNGPFKIAGWLHSSKIEFSKNEHYWDAAAVKLTAMNWPISDSQTTRLALMENRQVDMMVEPPVAEHDRLSQTGLLKISPYLGIYYYVFNTQQAPFDNLKVRQAFALALSREPLVKNVVKGGKQPAYAWVAPGLVNPASGRDFREEGGDYAAEDAALARRLLAEAGYPGGQGLPPVTILYNTGELHKSIAEAVQEMWKQNLGIAVAVTNQESKVFLESRSGGRFQLARASWTGDYADPMTFLAVFSDKNNDANYHNPAYNRLIAQAQSAIDQQVRMPAMHQAEKLLFDDAVIIPIYYTTQPFLAQPYVKGYFWSVLGLADFKTAYIEK; this comes from the coding sequence ATGTCTTGCCGCACATTGCTTGTGTTACTGTTTATCGCCGCCATGACGCTGACCGCCGGCTGCGGAAAAAGCGCCGAAAATGGTCAGGTATTTCGCTATGCGCTGGAAGCCGAACCGGCTACCCTGGACCCGGCCAAGTCTACTGCCATACCCGAATCACTGGTGGAGCTGCAGATTTTTGAAGGCTTGACCCGCCTTGACGCTCAGGACCAGCCGGCGCCCGGGGTAGCCGAAAGCTGGGATATTTCGGCCGACGGGTTAACCTATGTGTTTCACCTGCGGCCAAATGCCAAATGGTCCAATGGCAGCCAGGTGACGGCCCAGGAATTTGAATTTGCCTGGAAACGGGCCTTGAGCCCGGAATTTGCTTCTGAGAACGCCTACATGCTGTTTCCGGTCAAAAACGCCAGAGCTTATAATGAACAAAAAGTACCGGCTGACCAAGTCGGCGTCCGGGCAATTGACGCCCATACCCTGGAGGTTAGGCTTGAGCAGCCTACCGCCTATTTTCTAAGCCTGACCGCCTTCCACGTCTTTTATCCCGTCCATCAGGCAATCGTTGCCGCCAATCCTGACACCTGGGCCGCCGACAGCACAACCTTAATCGGCAACGGTCCCTTTAAAATTGCCGGCTGGCTGCACAGCAGTAAAATAGAGTTTAGCAAAAACGAACACTACTGGGATGCCGCCGCTGTAAAATTAACCGCAATGAACTGGCCGATCAGCGACTCGCAAACAACAAGGCTGGCGCTCATGGAAAACCGGCAGGTCGATATGATGGTGGAACCGCCGGTCGCTGAACATGACCGCCTCAGCCAAACCGGCCTGCTCAAAATTTCACCCTATCTGGGCATATATTACTATGTATTCAACACCCAGCAGGCCCCCTTTGACAATCTAAAGGTCCGGCAGGCCTTTGCCCTGGCCTTAAGCCGTGAACCGCTGGTAAAAAATGTGGTTAAAGGCGGCAAACAGCCTGCGTACGCCTGGGTGGCTCCCGGTCTGGTCAACCCGGCAAGCGGCAGGGATTTCCGGGAAGAAGGCGGCGACTACGCCGCCGAGGATGCCGCGCTGGCCAGGCGGCTGCTGGCTGAGGCCGGCTATCCCGGCGGCCAGGGACTGCCTCCGGTAACCATCCTCTACAATACCGGCGAGCTTCACAAATCGATAGCCGAAGCCGTTCAGGAAATGTGGAAGCAAAATCTGGGCATTGCCGTAGCGGTAACCAATCAGGAATCCAAGGTATTCCTCGAATCGCGGTCGGGCGGCCGGTTTCAGCTTGCCCGCGCCTCCTGGACCGGTGATTACGCCGATCCCATGACTTTCCTGGCTGTGTTTAGCGATAAAAACAATGACGCCAACTATCATAATCCCGCTTACAACCGCCTAATTGCCCAGGCCCAGTCCGCTATTGACCAGCAAGTCCGCATGCCGGCCATGCATCAGGCGGAAAAACTCCTGTTCGACGATGCGGTGATCATCCCCATTTACTATACTACCCAGCCTTTCCTGGCCCAGCCTTATGTCAAGGGCTATTTCTGGTCCGTACTTGGCCTGGCCGACTTTAAGACCGCCTATATTGAAAAATAG
- a CDS encoding serine hydrolase, with amino-acid sequence MDLLRQHIETIIDQSSASWGIVIHRPATGQKLEINPVQAFPAASMIKVPIMVEIMRQTAAGIISLDDSLAVTSQVRVGGAGVLTELRPDLTMTVRELVTLMIIISDNTATNLLIDLAGMPAINAAITNLGLNSTSLKRRMMDFAAAQAGEENTTSAADMAALFELIRAKACLPPVYCDLMLDLLSRQQVRDKLPFYLPEEFKLAHKTGTLPGVEHDGGILFFPAGPCVVTVLAGNLAANYQGLQWIAQIGKVIYDYFSLTKLPKGE; translated from the coding sequence ATGGATCTATTGCGTCAACATATTGAAACGATCATCGATCAATCCTCTGCCAGCTGGGGCATTGTCATTCACCGGCCCGCAACCGGCCAAAAGCTGGAGATCAATCCGGTGCAGGCCTTTCCCGCCGCCAGCATGATCAAAGTTCCCATTATGGTCGAAATTATGCGCCAGACTGCCGCCGGCATTATTTCACTGGATGATTCACTGGCTGTCACCAGTCAGGTCCGGGTCGGCGGAGCCGGTGTCTTAACCGAGCTCAGGCCTGATCTGACCATGACCGTCCGGGAACTGGTTACACTGATGATCATCATCAGCGATAATACCGCCACCAACCTGCTGATTGATCTGGCCGGCATGCCGGCGATTAATGCTGCCATAACCAATCTGGGACTGAATTCAACCAGCTTAAAACGCCGGATGATGGACTTTGCCGCCGCGCAGGCCGGTGAGGAAAACACAACTTCAGCCGCCGATATGGCCGCCCTGTTCGAGCTTATACGCGCCAAAGCCTGTCTGCCGCCGGTGTATTGCGACCTCATGCTGGACCTCCTGTCCCGACAGCAGGTCCGCGATAAATTGCCCTTTTATTTGCCTGAAGAATTTAAGCTGGCCCATAAAACCGGTACATTGCCGGGCGTGGAACACGACGGCGGGATACTGTTTTTCCCCGCTGGTCCCTGTGTTGTAACCGTTCTGGCCGGCAACCTTGCCGCCAATTATCAGGGCCTGCAATGGATCGCCCAAATCGGAAAAGTCATTTACGACTATTTCAGTCTGACAAAATTGCCAAAGGGGGAGTAA
- a CDS encoding ABC transporter ATP-binding protein, whose amino-acid sequence MSNNILVVRNLKKYFPIRSDFWGRPAVYVKAVDDISFSVRRGETLGLVGESGCGKSTTGRTIINLYQPTAGEILFNGRSTASQPAQKQLRQSMQMIFQDPYASLNPRMTVGGIIDEPLVIHHPAPKAERLDRISELLKLVGLAPEYIGRFPHEFSGGQRQRIGIARALAVNPQLIICDEPISALDVSIQAQIVNLLERLQAELGLTYLFIAHDLAMVKHISTRIAVMYLGRIVEIAGSAELYSRPQHPYTQALLSAIPIPDPAAQSRRQPVRLSGDPPNPVNLPVGCRFRPRCSQAIKICAAAEPVLQETGPAHYTACHLHS is encoded by the coding sequence ATGAGCAATAATATCCTGGTAGTGCGCAATCTAAAAAAATATTTTCCCATCCGCAGCGATTTCTGGGGCAGACCTGCCGTATATGTAAAAGCGGTTGACGATATCAGCTTCTCCGTCCGGCGCGGCGAAACGCTGGGCCTTGTTGGCGAAAGCGGCTGCGGAAAATCGACAACCGGCCGGACAATCATCAATTTATATCAGCCAACCGCCGGCGAGATTCTGTTTAACGGCCGGAGCACCGCCAGCCAGCCGGCGCAAAAGCAGCTGCGCCAGTCAATGCAAATGATCTTTCAGGATCCGTACGCTTCACTCAATCCCCGCATGACGGTCGGCGGCATTATTGACGAACCGCTGGTCATCCATCACCCGGCGCCGAAAGCCGAACGGCTGGACAGAATCAGCGAGCTGCTGAAACTGGTCGGCTTAGCGCCCGAATATATCGGCCGGTTCCCCCACGAATTCAGCGGCGGTCAGCGCCAGAGGATCGGGATTGCCCGAGCCTTGGCCGTCAATCCGCAATTGATCATTTGCGATGAACCGATTTCCGCTCTCGACGTTTCTATTCAGGCCCAAATTGTTAATCTGCTGGAACGCCTGCAGGCCGAACTGGGCTTAACTTACTTATTTATCGCGCACGACCTGGCAATGGTTAAGCATATCAGTACCCGGATCGCCGTCATGTATCTGGGCAGAATTGTCGAGATAGCCGGCAGCGCCGAACTATACAGCCGGCCCCAGCACCCTTATACACAGGCGCTCTTATCCGCCATCCCTATTCCTGACCCGGCTGCGCAAAGCCGCCGGCAGCCTGTCCGGCTGTCCGGTGATCCGCCTAATCCTGTAAATTTGCCGGTCGGCTGCCGGTTCCGGCCCCGTTGCTCCCAGGCCATAAAAATTTGCGCCGCCGCCGAACCTGTGCTGCAAGAAACAGGCCCCGCTCATTACACAGCCTGTCACCTGCATAGCTAA
- a CDS encoding ABC transporter ATP-binding protein: MEPLLDIADLTVSFATDDGPAQAVNSISFQVFSGETVGIVGESGCGKSVTAHAIMQLIATPPGKYDSGRISFAGSDLLQKSEQELEKIRGNTISMIFQDALTALNPVLTIGRQITELLAVHQRLTGRAAQLRAAELLRLVGIPLPEERLKNYPHQFSGGMRQRAMIAMALSCQPRLLIADEPTTALDVTIQAQILDLLKELQTSFNTAVILISHDLGAIAGQCQRVLVMYAGRIVEAGTVLDIFKQPRHPYTWGLLKSVPRLDAAPKQRLTAIAGQPPDLRRLPDGCHFHPRCPHAMRICAERYPQTTAGDNGHLVNCWLQHPAAPRINREDWYKNEQ; this comes from the coding sequence ATGGAGCCTTTATTAGACATTGCTGATTTAACCGTGTCCTTTGCCACCGATGACGGTCCGGCCCAGGCGGTTAACTCGATAAGCTTCCAGGTTTTTTCCGGCGAGACTGTCGGGATTGTCGGTGAATCAGGCTGCGGCAAAAGCGTAACCGCTCATGCCATCATGCAGCTTATTGCAACGCCGCCCGGAAAGTATGACAGCGGCCGGATCAGCTTTGCGGGATCCGACCTGCTGCAAAAGTCCGAACAGGAACTGGAAAAAATCCGGGGCAACACGATCAGCATGATTTTTCAGGATGCGCTGACAGCGCTTAATCCGGTGCTGACCATTGGCAGACAGATTACCGAGCTCCTTGCCGTACATCAGCGGCTCACCGGCCGGGCCGCCCAATTGCGGGCAGCGGAATTGCTGCGGCTGGTAGGCATTCCCCTGCCGGAAGAACGGCTGAAAAACTATCCGCATCAGTTCAGCGGCGGCATGCGCCAGCGGGCAATGATTGCCATGGCCCTGTCCTGTCAGCCCCGGCTGTTGATCGCCGATGAGCCGACAACCGCTCTGGACGTTACCATTCAGGCACAGATCCTGGACCTGTTAAAAGAATTGCAAACCAGCTTTAATACTGCCGTCATCCTGATTTCCCATGATCTTGGCGCCATTGCCGGTCAGTGTCAGCGGGTGCTGGTTATGTACGCCGGCAGAATTGTTGAAGCCGGTACAGTGCTGGATATTTTCAAGCAGCCCCGCCACCCCTATACCTGGGGTCTGCTAAAATCAGTGCCGCGCCTTGATGCCGCTCCGAAACAACGGCTGACGGCGATTGCCGGTCAGCCGCCCGACCTGCGACGGTTGCCGGACGGCTGCCATTTTCATCCCCGCTGCCCGCATGCGATGCGGATTTGCGCCGAGCGTTATCCCCAAACAACGGCCGGTGATAACGGTCATTTGGTAAATTGCTGGCTTCAGCATCCCGCCGCGCCCAGGATCAATCGGGAGGACTGGTACAAAAATGAGCAATAA